A stretch of DNA from Channa argus isolate prfri chromosome 7, Channa argus male v1.0, whole genome shotgun sequence:
CTGCGCTACATTGGTGTGGCTTATCCTGTCACCTATCATATCCTGCAAAAACCTAAGTATGCAATAGTGATCAGTGCTGTTATTTGGATAATCTCATCGGTACACTGCAGCATCACTTTCATTGTGCAGCTTCACCCATCTCTGGCCAACAAAAACTCAACTTATTGCTATGAGAGCTTCACAGAGAACCAGCTGAAGGTTCTCCTCCCTGTACGTTTAGAGATGTTCTTCATTCTCTGCCTGGTACCTCTTCTAATTTGTGTGTACTGCTACTTAAGCTGCATCTGGATACTGTACAGCCGTCCCAGGATATCCggaaagcagaagcagaaagcTATCGGCATGGCCCTCGGGACTCTAGCTGTATTTCTCATTTGTGTGTTACCATACAACATCTCTCATGTAGTGAGTTACATTGAGCGTACAAGCCCAGAATGGAGATACTACACTTTGTTGCTTAGCACCTTCAACACCTGTATCGACCCCATAATCTTctacttttcttcttcctccttccagTACAGCAGTGAAAAGTTCATTTTCAGAAGGCGTATACACAAAGTTTCACCATTAGAAATGCAGGGCACAGGCACCAGTTAAGTATAAAACATGCTTTCATTTATGTGCATATCAAGCTTGTTAGTATTCCACTGTACTGGTGGTATTAACTTTCTGGTcaatataattgtttttcatagaCTCTTCCTTTCTGTAACTTTACCTCTCTGACATTTTACCAAACCGCATTCTTTATCAGTACGTGCACACTTTTATCAGAAGATCTAGCTCTGTTTGAATTAGTAATTTATGCTAATCTTTTACTGTTTACCCATTGTAGACTGTAAATTCTAATCAGACTTACAATTTAAAAGTCTTATTTGAAAAAGCATGCAATCCAATTACCTTGAAAAACCCACATAAAGTTGAATAGCTATTGTATTTTGTACTTACAAATACTTATTAGGTATAGTACACTTCTTATTTAGTTTATACAACTAAACAGTGTCCTATAAACTCAGCATGGAGTACTCAGTATGACagtttcaaacaataaaattattacaaGTTAAATGTACCGTGTAACATGTTCCAAACAACACACATAATTAAGTAATGCAAACTGCTGTGACATTTCCTGCATCTTTAAATGTCTGTGGTGAAGTTACATGAGCAGTAAtttgatttacttttaaaaaccaTCCAAACAAACTGATTCAAATAAAGGCAATTGTTCCTGTgtaactgtaatattttaaacatctgtaaTTCATGGCTTCCCATTTagtttccattgttttcagtctgtACATATCCAGTGCTCAGATTTGTCCCACCATAGTGCAACTGCCAGCAGAGGATGCTCCAAGGGCAGAAAGAGATTGGTGGTCAGTTGCAGTGGGTTGATGAATTGTACTATGATGCTTTGACCCTGTTAATACCTGCCTACAAGGTTTTCCAGCAGAGGTACTTGTATGAATTACTGCCTCTTACTGGTGTAGTAGTGCCAATGTctcatttgttgctactgtGCTTGATGGTTTTAAGTTAACCTcgcttaataataataagtgagTTTGTTCACCCTGCAATAAACTaacttgatgaaaactagtAAGACGTTTATTCTGTTATTAACTGAGAGAAGTTGACTAAATAACATAAGTTAAGAAAGTTTCTGGATTTTACAGTGATATTGTTTGTTTCAGGCCGAGGGCCATTGatttacatacagtagcatCAGACAGCACCGGAAATTAACCAAATCctaatgacacattttatcGAGGAGTTTCAGAGTAAGTAAAGGATGAACTGGCCATTCGGGACTTTCCCAGGGGTTTGAACAATATGTCTTAAATTGATTGACCATGTCAACAATcaatgtgtttatataaaataataacttgTGTTTTTTAGAAATCTATGATAAACATACATTTGATTAATGCAGCCTCATAAAAtccaaatgtaataataatatttagagTTTATTTTAGCAGAGATCTTGTGGGAGGGGCTTATCATTTATTTACTGCAGCAAAAATTACCCAGAGCAATGTCATCATAACTTGCTGTTCCTCACTTATGTCATTTTATATTAAGCTCATGTTTGAACTCACTACCTATAACCTGGTTGTCTTTGGTACAAGGAAGGAAAGGGAGACTACACAGACCTTTAGCTGTTTCCTTGAGTATTAAACTGTTTGACAACATTCACTATTGGGTGAGTAAAACCGATTAGTTAATCAAACATTGCAGattgttttttctattaaagTTCCTCGACATTTGGTTTTTCAGAGCTGGCTTTATCTATTCTGATACTGTACACAACAGAACAATTCCCTGATATGCAGATTTGAAGTGTTTACTATTACATATCTAAGTTAATACCTGAGAGATGGGAAGGTtcagattgtgtttttgttttaagatgaTGATGTTCAAACAggttttatatttacttatatCTTTGTTCATTAGGTATCACAAACAAATGTTGGtgtctaaatatttttgtttagacTACATCATTTACTGCATATAGACTTCACTGACTTCACTGCAAACCAAGTCTGCACTATAAATATTGTCACTTTTAACAGCTGCCATCTCCTCCATCTTACTCTCTTACttacatttttgtctctttctttatttccctTGGTTTAGAGTCATCATGGAGCCGCTTGTAAACAGCGAGGTCATTCTCTCGGTTTACATCATCTCCTTCCTGATAGGTCTGCCATCCAACCTCCTGGCTCTCTGTGCCTTCAGTCTCAAGATCCACTCAAAGCCAGTGCTGATCGACATCCTGCTACTCAATCTGACTGTCTCTGACCTGCTCTGCTTAATCATTCTCCCTCTCAAGATGCATGAGGCAGCATCTGGTATGAAATGGACCTTGCCAAACTTTCTGTGCTCCATCACTTCTTTTATCTTCTTCTCTACAATCTACACGAGCTCCTTACTGCTGATGGCCGTCAGCGTGCTGCGCTACATTGGTGTGGCTCAACCTGTCACCTATCATATCCTGCAAAAACCTGTGTATGCAATAGTGATCAGTGCTGTTATTTGGATAATCTCATCGGTACACTGCAGCATCACTTTCATTGTGCAGCTTCACCCATCCCTGGCCAACAAAAACTCAACTGTTTGCTATGAGAGCTTCACAGAGAACCAGCTGAAGATTCTCCTCCCTGTACGTTTAGAGTTGTTCTTGGTTCTCTGCCTGGTACCTCTTCTAATTTGTGTGTACTGCTACGTGAGCTGCATCTGGATACTGTACAGCCGTCCCAGGATATCCcgaaaacagaagcagaaagcTATTGGCATGGCCCTCGGGACTCTAGCGGTTTTTCTCATATGTGTGTTGCCATTCAACATCTCTCATGTAGTGGGTTATATTGAAGGTACGAGCCCAGAATGGAGACACTACACTTTGTTGCTTAGTGCCTTCAACACCTGTATCGACCCCGTAATCTTctacttttcttcttcctccttccagTGCAGC
This window harbors:
- the LOC137130987 gene encoding free fatty acid receptor 3-like, whose translation is MEPLVNSEVILSVYIISFLIGLPSNLLALCAFSLKIHSKPVLIDILLLNLTVSDLLCLIILPLKMHEAASGMKWTLPNFLCSITSFIFFSTIYTSSLLLMAVSVLRYIGVAQPVTYHILQKPVYAIVISAVIWIISSVHCSITFIVQLHPSLANKNSTVCYESFTENQLKILLPVRLELFLVLCLVPLLICVYCYVSCIWILYSRPRISRKQKQKAIGMALGTLAVFLICVLPFNISHVVGYIEGTSPEWRHYTLLLSAFNTCIDPVIFYFSSSSFQCSSEKFIFRRRIRKVSPLEMQGKGTS
- the LOC137130986 gene encoding free fatty acid receptor 3-like, with amino-acid sequence MEPLVNSEVILSVYIISFLIGLPANLLALCAFSLKIHSKPVLIDILLLNLTVSDLLCLIILPLKMHEAASGMKWNLPNFLCSITSFIFFSTIYTSSLLLMAVSVLRYIGVAYPVTYHILQKPKYAIVISAVIWIISSVHCSITFIVQLHPSLANKNSTYCYESFTENQLKVLLPVRLEMFFILCLVPLLICVYCYLSCIWILYSRPRISGKQKQKAIGMALGTLAVFLICVLPYNISHVVSYIERTSPEWRYYTLLLSTFNTCIDPIIFYFSSSSFQYSSEKFIFRRRIHKVSPLEMQGTGTS